The Lycium barbarum isolate Lr01 chromosome 4, ASM1917538v2, whole genome shotgun sequence nucleotide sequence gtattggcgtttcagcatgtagagccaaattcttagatttatctgggatgatctaTATGCTTGTTGACATTGATTTTTGGACACATGCTAgatttatgagtctagtttcttggGAATTTTGCGGCTCGTGATTTCAACGCTCCTAAATCAAGATATGATATTTTTTGGCAAAACTGCGCGAATCTGAAACTGTCGGCGCTTCAGCATGTAAAGCCGCCCGCAAGAACTTCGAGACATGAACAACGAAGATAAAGCAAAGCCCAATACAATAGCAATGTGCAATGAAACAAGTGAATGGTCCTTGATGTTTAAGCACGAAAGAGATATCAATGAGAACTGCAGTATAAACCAAAACGCAAGAAGCTTTTATTACTATCGAGAACATCAACTAATCAAAGGCAGGAAAATAAAAggagagcaaaaaaaaaagttcctATAGACTAATCTAAACACAATTTATAATTGATTAAGTCTTGGCGCATCGCTTCTAGACGCTCCTTCTTCTGCTCCAAATCAATCAAGTCGTCAGCACTCGATAAGTCTACGTCAAAGCATGCATCGAACTCATTGCTAGCAGTCGAGGCTCCTAATTTggcttcttcaacttctttctcGGTGACTTCTAAGAGGGCTTCTAAATCTCTCTCCTTTTTTCGTAGCTTCTCTATCTTCTCCTTCACCTTATCTAGGGATTGATGGATAGAGGATACCTATGCAACCTTTTCGTACTCTTCAAGCATGGCATTCGAAAGACGCTCTCCAGCTGCTATAAACGACTCTTTTCTTGCAGCTTCCACATCCTTATCATGCAGAGTTGATCGTGCCTGGTCATATGAAGCAGCAAACTCAAAGAAGGAGTTCAATAATTTTATCAAAGGTGAAACATCCACATCCTTGCCATCCATATCTTCGAGGATCACTCGGATCTCATCTTCAAGGGACGAAGCGCAATCTACATCACTTCTCGAGAGCTTACCCTGAATCACATCCCAAAGAGTAGAGATAAACTTCTTTCGATGGTTTAGGACAACCTTCTTTCCATCGAACACGGACACCGAAAGTGCTGGACGCTTGTGTATATCAGAACTCAATCTTTCTCTAACTTCATCACGAGGAAGGGAGGTTGAATCTTTTCCTACTCTGGCTGTAAAAGGTGGTTGCATCAAGTCCGGACCAGATACAGACTCAGTACTATCTTGTGACCCTTCTCTTTGCAATACTCTGAGACCACTTGGCTGCGCAAGAAAGACGAGAAATTAGTAAAGGTCACTGAGGTATACCTGGTAAACTAAAAGTTTATCTTATCATACCTCTTTAATGGGAGTTGTTATAGTCTTCGAAGGGCTACCAATGTTGTCAGAGATTTCAACCACAGGAGTTTTAGTATCTTCCAAGCTGCTTGGACGTGCTTTCACTCTCTTAAAGTTACGATCTCCATTGCTACTCTCGCTCCTTTCTTGGGATAGTCTTTTGGAAGAATAGACGACTTGAACAGGACACTCTTCTCCTAAAACATTTGAAGGCAATTGAGCTTCCTTTCCTTGGTGCTGCTCAGACAACTTAGCATTTGAAGCACAAGGGATGTCAGTATTGGGGACTTCATTTGCACATACTTCATCTGATTCTTCCAAGAGTGCAGCAGCAATTGGCCCAACAACATTCATTAAAGTCTGCAGGTGTTTGTCAAGGAAATCCCCATGCGTCTTCTTCCACCAGGTCTGGTAGTCAGTTGAAGAGAGTTTCTTTACATTGGAAGTGATTGAAGGAAAAACTGCTCGTGACATAGATCGATCCATCGTGAAAATCCTCCAAAACATGAGCCCTTCATCTAAAGATACATAGCGGACATCATTCCCCAAAATACCAGGCTTGTTTTGATAAAACCCAAATTGACAACTGAAGCGATGTGGACTATATGGCTCAACGATGAATGAATTATCGCACTGCAGAGGGAGATAGTTAAAACGGATATTCATAAAATAACTTGACTCCAGCTCTGGCGCTCTACCACCATCTACATAATAGTAAGGGTGAGAATTATTTAGCATGGTTGGTGTCCAAATCGCGCTTTCCCCAATATGAATGCGTCTTCTCGCGTCACTTTTGTCAAAATACTTGGCACCACCTTCCCCTGAGTAGGCCACCATCTTGGGAATAGATGCTCCACGGGTAAGTGGATAATGAGTTTTAAAATAATGGGCAAGCCAGCCATAAACATAATGAATAGGAAAGCAAACTTTAATTTGATCAAGTTGTGAGGAAGATGAAATCTTATTCAAGCCATTGTAGATACTTGCCAAAACTGGAATAGCAAGGCCGACCTTCCGTCCACTCGCCATCATGCTTGCCATCTTGAAAGTCCCTGGACGAATGAAATCACCTTTCTTATTTGGGAAGACGAAAGCGCATAACCAACAGGACAAGAAAGCTGCCAAATATGTATCGTCTCTTTTGTCATAAGTCACCCCAAGCTTGGAAAATACCGCGTCTTCTGTGTTTGACTATGTTGTCGTATCGGGTAAAGTCCCAGAAGGATTATGTGTCGATTTGAGACGAGCAGATTTCTTTTCCTTCCTTGGTGGAGCAGGTTCATACCTTAAAGGTTTCTTGCACCAAAATTTTATCCACTTGCTCAATGAGACTTCTTGGTCGACACCCCGGAGATGATGGAAGGCTACGAATAGATATTCACAAGCTCGAGAAACATATCTTGTTCTTCTCTGGTCTAATCCTGTAAGTTCCTTGGCCTCAGGAACCACTTCTTCATAAAGAGAACCCCCGATAGGTAAGCCTCCAAGAACATGTAAGTCCCAAAGGGAAATGGATAATTCGCCAACAGATGTAAGGAGTGTATTCGTCTTGGGGCACCAAGCTTCACAAAATTCTTGCAGAATATCTGAATTACGATCGTAAGTGAAAAGTGAAGCGTAAACCGCGTCATAAATCTGAGCCATGCCCAAGATTTCTTGACTCCTCCCAAGTTTATCTTCAGCCCATTCCCAATACCCTGGAATGTGACGATACTCTCCCTCAATCGTTACGGTGCCTCCCCAGCATACCTCTCCTTGAATTATACGACGAGCTAAGCATGGTAGTGCAGACGCAATGTTGGCATGATGATGGTTTGGTGCTTGGAGTGACCACATCTTGGATGATCGATTAGAATTTTGGGTTTTCTCCGACGTCCAATTTGCCATATGAAGCGGATTCCTCAAAGAAGCGGATTCCTCAAAGAAGGCCATGGACTAGCATATCGCCCAGCTAGTATGGTATGAGTCAAGAATCTAGTTTGGTTTGTGCCATCTTCCGTCTCAACTACGAGATACCTTAGTTTGGTGGATGGGGAAGTGTAGTGTCTGAAGTAAACCATATCTTCAAGCTGCAAAGGACAAGAGAAGTTATTAGTAGCAGACTTGGACGTATATCCATAGGTACAAAGACCTTGACAAATGAACTCCCTAAATTCTTAAGgcggggacgagtgtccatccctttgcgccgtaagattaccttaccgttcttagggcggggacgagtaaccatccctttgcgccgtaagattaccttaccgttcttagggcggggacgagaaaccatccctttgcgccgtaagattaccttaccgttcttagggcggagacgagtgtccatccctttgcgccgtaagattaccttaccgttcttagggcggggacgagtaaccatccctttgcgccgtaagattaccctaccgttcttagggcggggacgagaaaccatccctttgcgccgtaagattaccttaccgttcttagggcggggacgagtaaccatccctttgcgccgtaagattaccttaccgttcttagggcggggacgagtaaccatccctttgcgccgtaagattaccttaccgttcttaaggcggggacgagaatccatccctttgcgcctcAAAATTATCTTCTTCATGCATGGGTCATTCTCTTGAACAAGAACTCATCATTGTTGTTTGGACAAAAAAAAAGGgagggaagaaaaaaaaaagatgacaaaAGGAAAATGCAAAACGAACGAAGAAAAAAAATTACCTCGATTTGATGCCTTGCAAGTCCGGCTCCAAGCGTGTTCTGGAAGAGCTTACAAGCTGGTGCTATAGGAATGAAAATTACGCAGATATTTATAGATGCTACAAGGCGGCGGTGGGTGTTCCGTCTCCTAGGCGGAGTACAATTGTTTTTCCTGTTATGACTCTTAAGTGGAATAAGGCTTCAACCTTTTCTCTAATTTAATTGGCCACTCCTAGCGGAAGTTTTGGCATACTAAAGGCCCCACGTGAATCTTTTAAGATGGATAAATTGAAAGCTTTACTTAGCAGAATCATGTTACTCCATGAAGTAGTACATCAATATATCCATGGTGCACTTTAAGATATATACTGGACAATCATTATTTTGTTATACTTCAAGCCTAGTCTCTAAAATTGACAAGCAAACCTGACAAGTCTCgaagtagggggcatttgtagacaACGAAATTTTATTGAATTTAAACTCGTAAGAAATTCggattatattaaattcaagatatattagtccgaataaataaattgtgggctaatataattgggttaattatttaagtcaataaatatggatttaagtaATGATCCAATTTCATTGGGCTAGTCCATTTAATTGGGCTACATATGATGAACCCACTTTGTCaagcccaagatgtcatcttaTTCAAGAGGCCCAAAGTGGTGTcacatgtcaaatgacgtggcatgCCAAGTCAAACAAAGAGAGGCAATAGGATCATTccacgtgtcaaaatgatgcagcatgcctagttAAATCAAAGGCTAATGAAGATACGCCACGTGTACAAATGACATGTTCCGGCCAATCGAATATCGGCTTGTCAGCTTAattctgattggtcgaaagaagtctgcccttatcacaactcctccatcctacaactataaataggggtctcataattcagaaaaggggacagaaattctaacaagaagcaagagagagctcGCGGATCAAACGCTgtagatttctctacaagctaaaagcattcaagcattcaagtatttctctagaagttctagagatccagacgaagattcaagatcaagcttcaagcccttgaatccaagtacaagctcaagatcaagaccaccagattcaagatcaagctcaaaagcccttgaattcaagtacaagtcaagatcaaatccatcaagttcaagaataagctcaaaagcccttgaaattattgttgaaaagacgaatcagaggaataatagagattgtaacactcatattctgaaatcaaatacaaagattgttgcgatattttcctgtcttgattattattttctcgacgcgaattttattgtctgcACTTGTAATTCTGAATCATCTCGTTAATGTTGAAATTAagaaatttaaattaaattatttataaagatagaaaagtgacaattttttttttttggacaaacaaaaaaaataaaagtgtGCCGCACAAATTGGTTCGGAGGGAGTAATTCTTGTTGGCATCATAATCTGACGGACTCCACTCTAGTTTATAGTTGACAGCTCTACCTTTTTTTAGCCACAACTTTATCATGGAACATAAGAAATGTGGTTTCTAGTTATGTAACTTGTATGTTTAagatatattttaaaattaatgaaCAAATAGTAAAAAAAATTAGAGTGTCTGCATATGCATTAAGTCGAAAATATTTGTGGAATAAGTAGTTAATGATATGGGTAGTTGTTGACAGCTGCTATCTATAAAATTGCATTTCAAAAACTGCAAGTTATTTGTGTGCATATTTCGACAAATGTGGCCCATAAATCACGCTTGATATCTACTTTTTAAACTTGTGATCGAAAATATAATTTAAATACTTGAAATTATGAATCATCTCGTTAATGTTGaaaataagaaatttaaattaaattatttataaatatagaaaagtgacaatttttttaaaaaaaatatgtgtgCCGCACAAATTGGTTCAGAGGGAGTAATTCTTTTTAGCTTCATAATCAGACGGACTCCACAACAGCTTATAGTTGACAGCTCTCTCTTTTTTCAGCCACAGCTTTATCATGGAACATAAGAAATGTGGTTTCTGGTGATGTTaacttgtattttttttaaatatttagaaattaatgagcAAATAATGACAAAATTTAGAGTGTCTGCATATGCATTAAACCAAAAATATTTGTGGAATGAGTAGTTAATGACATAGGTAGCAGTTGACAACTGCTATCTATAAAATTGCATTTCAAAAACTGCAAGTTATTTGTGTGCATCTTTCGACAAATGTGACCCATAAATTACACTTGATATCTACTTTTTAAACTTGTGATCGAAAATAAACTTTGTATACTTGTAAATGACATAGATAGCAGCGGGCagtattatactaattttaaaaaatatatacataaaaaccaCTATACCTCTCTTTTCTCTctccctaattttttttttttttttttttttgagttttttctTTTATTGTGATTTTTGGTTCAAATGTATTTATATCTTAAATACATGTGAGTTTTTCTCTCTAGGACTTGAGCAACAAATTATGTAGCTAAACAAAAAAATCCCTCGCTAATCCTATTTAGCGACAAAATATTCGAAAATTTTGTTACTACTAATAATTTAGCAACGGATTAGACCGAACATTATAAAATTCTGTTAGCTATGCATAATTTAGCGACTGATTAGACCgaatatttggaaaattttaataATTTAGCAACTGATTAGACAGAATATTAGAAAATTGTGTTAACTACGAATAATTTAGAGACGGATTACACCGAAAATTGGAAGATTTTGTTACAACGATCAATTTAGCGACTGATTAGATGGAAAATTAGAAAGTTCTGTTACTACTAATCACTTAGCGATGAACTAGACCGAATATTCTGTTACTACTAATAATTTAGCGACTAGATCGAATATTAGAAGATTCTGTTACTACGAATAATTTAGAGACAGATTACACCGAAAATTAGAAAGTTCTGTTACTACGAATAATTTAGCGACAGATTAGACGAAACATTAGAAAATTCTATTACTACTAATAATTTAGAGACGGATTATACTGAAAATTAGAGAGCTCTGTTACTACGAATAATTTAGCGGATTATACCGAAAAAATTAGAAAGTTCTGTTACTACTAAAAATTTAGCGATGAACCAGACCGAATATTCTATTACTACTACTAATTTAGCGCCGTTACTCCTAATAATTTAGAGACAGATTAGGCCGAATGTTAGAAAATTCCGTTAGCTAATTCAGCGATGGATTAGCGATGAAGTTTGTAGttaagttcaatttttttttgtagtgtttgATGATATTCTGTTGTTTCTTGTTAGGGATATCCTGATTGGCCCTCCGGCTTGCTACTGCAAAGCTGAACTGAGCAAAGAAGAGTATGAAGAAGAACGCAGAAAACTAATTGCATGGAAGACTCCAAGATGGTTCTGTTAACTAATGCAGTACCAGTACTACTCTTTGATTATTCCTAACTATCATCTATTAGGACTGATGTTAATCCTAGTTAAGAAGCTTTTGTTTATTACTATGTACGTAAAGTTCCTGTGGATGTTTTAAGTAACTTGGTATCTAATATGCTATGCTTATCTACCTTTTGTTTATGTACTTGTCGCGTTTTCTCTAACTTTATTTCAACACTTATTATCTCCTTTTGTTTATGTACTTGTCCCAATTGTTATATCTTCTACAGGAGATTTCAcctcaatttttattttattttccttttgcTGTCTCAATTAACCATCTAAATATTATTTTGTCTTGGTGTTACTTCTGTAATCATCTCGCGCTAACACTAATTTTGTTTTCTATGTAAGTTTACGCAATTGGATAACGCAATTTTGGATCAAATTAATCAAGTCTATCAAGGCTTAGTTTCTACCGAACTTGTTATTATCACCCACTACAAGAAATAATATTTTCAGTGACAACTTCCTTCATCAAAGGTGAAGTAGCATTTGTGGCGACTATGCTCGTCACGAAAAGTATTGATTTAAGGTAGGTTGCTTCTCACACCTGCTATATAAACACTTAGTCTTTGGAAAGTAACCCCCAATGAGGATCGTTACtgtaaaccttttttttttttttgcttaactaCAACTGTAAGCCTTATTTTCTGTAGTGACCGTTATTATATGCACTCCCGATAAAAGGAGCAACATAATGGAACGGACATAATGATATTCTTTAAAATAAATTTTCAATTGAAATTATAACAAATGAAATTTGTAttatattcttttatgtatttttcttccatttatttCTTCTTTTCAGTTTCTTCTCCTTTTCCCTATTCCTTCTTTGTTTCCTTCTCTTTTAGTTTTTGCTTAATTTTTATTTGAGAAAAATGAGAAACTGTCAACTTCATGTAACATGTGAGTGAACCATTAATAGTAAGAAATAAAATATTAGTAACAAAATGGCCtttgagaaagaaaagaaagcaaGCCACACATACAGGGTACATTTCAAGATTTTTACATTgtcgttttttttctttttcattaattttttttttcttattttatattTTACCAACTCAATTTCACATATATTGATCTAAATGAGTTGTTTCATATTAACCTGAATAATTCTTATAAATTATTTCCATCAAAAAGTTTTATATAGAATTTAATTAAAAAGAATCATAGAAAGATTTCATTATCAAAAAATTTATGTAATTAAGGTTTGAAATGAAACATGAAAATATGGCCGTATCATGTCAAAACATGTATGATTAGCAAATATATTTGTATTTAGAAATTATAACATAACtatttcattattttttattttttttataaccgCGTGAAGCACGGACAAATACACTAATTTATTAATAATTAAAGGACCGATATTGCTACTAttcctttaattaattaaatcaaaAAATAGTTACTAAGTAATATTAAAACGAGACATGTCACTGTTGTTGATGTGCTGGAGCCCTTATTTATTTTTGGGTCATCCTCGATTTCCGATCATATTATATTTACTGAGTTTAACTGACGACGTAAACTTATTTACACAGTTATTACAGTATTACTTGAAATATGATAAAATACTCTTTTATTAACTGTagttaaaaaaatcaaaaattaaaaactatATAAATGGAAACTACGTAAAAACTCTCACGTGTGAGATTACTATTATTGTTGTTGGAAactacataatataatcataataattaacaacttaaaaatattttaaaaacatAGTATTAAAAAATGGGTATTAAGGGAGGAAAAGGTAAATGAAGATGAAATCCAACGGTTGAGGTTTATTTGGTAGGTATATATATAAAGGAAGCGATACATGCATTGACATGAAACATTATTTTAACCCTAATATCATCAACGAAAAAAGGGGTGCAATGGAGATGGAGAAGCAAAAGGAAGATGATCATCAGCACATTGATAAGAAGCAGAAAACAACtgacaatcaacaacaacaacaggtTTCTTTACTttctctatttatttatttacatctttgtttttttatttattactattattttttcAACTGCTAATTAGGATGTGGAGGCTACCAAAGCTGTGAAAGTAGCTCACAAAAAGAAACTGAAGCTGAAAAAGGTAATAACACTCATTATTATTATTCTAtagtaatatattttttttgctaTAGTAATTCATTTGTGTTTAAATATTTCAGGACGACGCGTCGGGCTCCTTTTTCGGTTTAAAACCACTGTACCTCTCTTttctctctcattttttttttttaattgttatttTCGGTTCTAATGTGAGTTTTTCTCTCTAGCGACCTATTAGACCGAATATTAGAAATTTTTAATAATTTAGTGATTGAATATTAGAAAATTATGTTAGCTACGAATAATTTAGGGACGGATTACACCGAAGATTCTGTAGTTTTAGCGACTGATTAGACGGAAAATCAGAAACTTCTGTTACTACGAATAATTTAGTGACAGATTAGATGGAACAGTAGAAAATTTTGTTAGCTACGAATAATTCAGCGATGAAGTTCGTAGTTAAGttgaaaccttttttttttttggtagtgtTTTGATGATATTCTGTTGTTTCTTCTTAGGGATATCCTGATTGACCCTCCAGCTTGCTACTGCAAAGCTGGACTGAGCAAAGAAGAGTATGAAGAAGAACACAGAAGACTAATTGAACGGCAGAGATCAAAAAACTGGTTGTTTAATTAGTGCAGTACCAGTACTACTCTTTGATTATTCCTAACTATCATCTATTAGGACTGATGTTAATCCTAGTTAAGAAGCTTTTGTTTATTACGTAAAGTTCCTGTGGATGTTTTAAGTAACTTGGTATCTAATATGCTATGCTTATCTACCTTTTGTTTATGTACTTGTCGCCTTTTCTCTAACTTTAGTTAAACACTTATTATCTCCTTTCGTTCTGTTACAACTTCTTTTCTCCTGAGAGTGCGAGAAATGGTGCAATTCAAAGGACATATTGAGTTCCTTCGACTTTATTTTGGCTTATTCATTTGACCTGCTTGTTTTATCTTTGTTTTATGGATCAACTTGTGTTCTTCCTCCCATTTTTTATATCTTTGCTTGTCCATTCATTTGGGCCATTGGTTTTTGTAATTGGTTGTGTAAACTTTGTGTATGTTCCTACATCCTCTGTATTCGCAAGTTCAAGCCCCCTTCTGTCCCGGGAGTGCAAGAGATGGTAAAATTTAAAGGATTCCTTCAGCTTAATTTTGGCTTATTTGTTTAACATGGTTGTTATATCTTTGTTTCAGGGTCTTGGTTAACAAGTTTTATGGATAGACTTATTTTCTTCCGCCTAACTGTATATGTGTTTGTCGTGTTTTCTCTAACTTTACTTCAACATTACTTATCTCCTTTGTGTCCCAAGAATGCAAGAAATAGTAAAATTTGAAGGACTGATTGATTCATTCCACTTTACTCATGGCGTATTCGATTAACAAAGTTGTTATATGATTATATCCTTGTTTCATGGTCTTGGTTAAGGAGTTCGATGGAGGATTAACTTATATATTCCTCCCATTTGTTTATGTGCTTGTCGCGTTATCTCTAACTTTACTTCATCATTATTTACCTTCCTTTTTGTCGTTGATTTTGGTAATTGGTTATGTAAACTTTGTGTCTGTTCCTACATTTTGCTCTATAGTCGCAAGTTCAAGCAATTATGAACCAAGAATGCAAGAGATAGTAAAATTTAAAGGACATATCGGGCTCCTTCAACTTTATTTTGGCTTTTTCGTTTAACAAGGATGTTACATCTTTGTTTCAGAGTCTTGGTTAACAAGTTTTATGGATTAACCTATTTTCTTCCTCCCAAATGTATGTGTTTGTCGCGTTTTCTCTAACTTTACTTCAACATTGTGTATGttcctatatttttttttctctgtatCCACAAGGTCAAGCTAGCCCTTTGTCCTTAGGGTGCAAGAAATAGTAAAATTTAAAAGACATATTGGGCTTCTTCGACATTATTTTGACCTTCCGCTTAGCATGGTTGTGTTTTATCTTTGTTTCATGATCTTTGGTTAACAAGTTTTATGGATTAAACTTATTTTTTTCCTCTTAATTGTTTATGTGCTTGTCGCGTTTTCCTAAACTTTACTTCAGCATTAGTTATCTCCTTTCATGTTGTTATGTTCAGACCATTGATTTTGGTAATTGGTTGTGTAAATTATGTGTGCTCCTAGTCGATGAGTTCAACATGAGTGTTGTACATTTCAGAACAATTCGCATATATTCGGAGTTAGAGACAGTAATTAGCATTTCAAGTGTTTTCTACGATCGATAACAATGTTCCCGAATTTGAAaaagaacaacgaaaaagaaggCATTGTAGGCATATTGTTAGACTCCTAAATGAGCAA carries:
- the LOC132638831 gene encoding uncharacterized protein LOC132638831 translates to MEMEKQKEDDHQHIDKKQKTTDNQQQQQDVEATKAVKVAHKKKLKLKKDDASGSFFGLKPLDILIDPPACYCKAGLSKEEYEEEHRRLIERQRSKNWLFN